The stretch of DNA TAGAAAGGAGGCCGCCGTTCATCTCGCGCGTCACAACGAAAAATGAGCCTCTCCCGCCCGGGTCCTCCTTCGCAATGCATGGGGCGGACCGTTGATTTTTCAACAAAGCCCGCTGCTCACACCGGCTTGGACGCCCCCAGGTTCCCGCTGGAGGAGGCGGGGGACCGCGAAACCCCCCGCTTCCGCTGGCAATTTTGCGCTCCAGGTGGAATTCTTCCATTTCGCGCGGTTTTTCGGGCAAAGATGGCGTGCTCCGCGAAGCGGGCCATCGGGCATCAAGGAGTGTTCGATTGACGGGAAACACAGCCGGCGCTTTGTGGGCGCTCTCTGCAGCGGTCCTCGCCGCCTACACCAATGTCATTTCGACGAGCCCGGTCCGGCGGCTGGGCGTGCTGACCGCGACCTGCATCACGAACAGCGTCAACATCCTGATCCTCGGGATCATCGGCTGGTGGCTCTACCGGGAGGATCAGTTCAGCTGGGCGGGGATTTTGTGGTTCGCCCTCCTGGGCGTTACGGCCTACAGCTACGGCCGCTTCGTTTTCTATCAGGGCCTCTCGACCATCGGCCCCTCGCGGCAGATGACGCTGATGAGCCTGGCCCCTTTTCTCAGTCTTTTTCTCGGTGTGATGTTCCTCGGCGAGGAGCCCCGGCTCCCGGTTATTCTTGGCACCTTCCTCGTGGCGGGCGGCGTGGTGTTCGTCAGCTACGAGCCGACCGAGGGCGGCAGCTGGTACCACAAGGGAATCATCTGGGGGTTTCTCAGCGCCATCTCGGTGGGCGTCAGTTTCTTCATCCGGAAGAAGGGGCTCGCCGCCATGCCGAATGTCGCACTCACCGTCGCCTGGGCGAACTTCGTGAGCCTTCCCATCATTCTGAGTCTGCGGCCCCTCGTCCCCTCTGCGTATTTCGCCATCTCGGATCGCGCCGCCATCCGGGTGATGCTCATCGCGGGCGCTTTCAACGCTGGCAGCCAAATTCTCATGAACTACGCCGTTTTTGTCGGAGACATCAGCGTGGTCACCCCCA from bacterium encodes:
- a CDS encoding DMT family transporter translates to MTGNTAGALWALSAAVLAAYTNVISTSPVRRLGVLTATCITNSVNILILGIIGWWLYREDQFSWAGILWFALLGVTAYSYGRFVFYQGLSTIGPSRQMTLMSLAPFLSLFLGVMFLGEEPRLPVILGTFLVAGGVVFVSYEPTEGGSWYHKGIIWGFLSAISVGVSFFIRKKGLAAMPNVALTVAWANFVSLPIILSLRPLVPSAYFAISDRAAIRVMLIAGAFNAGSQILMNYAVFVGDISVVTPIYTSAPIFSLIFVALFGRGLERTRGTLVVGVLLTVAGVTAIVLGRG